A single Cannabis sativa cultivar Pink pepper isolate KNU-18-1 chromosome 7, ASM2916894v1, whole genome shotgun sequence DNA region contains:
- the LOC133039901 gene encoding uncharacterized protein LOC133039901 — protein MNYENYEASGHYISANSNYEDLQQKLKDVLECNQENTVLQLKYQVKEGYQPLRIKDDQSLHFYIQLKLKDPDFTTYPLCVNVIHNPITTINASFLGNDNSLITHTSAFQPIEYNAATTEDSTNQQHTIEATVPEFGGENFDFMDYAKLVAEEMVEQLENKKNKEPEITDYDELLITDPQHPEIEEAQIYKDKETLQSVLGFYAIRNNF, from the coding sequence atgaattatgaaaattatgaagccaGTGGACATTACATTTCAGCCAATTCTAACTATGAAGATTTGCAACAGAAACTAAAAGATGTCCTGGAGtgcaaccaagaaaacactgttttgcaactgaaatatcaagtgaaggaaggataccaaccattgaggataaaggatgatcaaagcctgcatttctacatacaactcaaactgaaggaccccgacttcacaacatacccaTTGTGTGTGAATGTCATCCACAACCCAATAACAACCATCAATGCATCATTCTTGggaaatgacaattcattaattacacatacaAGCGCCTTCCAACCGATCGAATACAATGCAGCAACAACAgaagactcaacaaatcaacaacataCAATTGAAGCTACAGTACCGGAATTTGGGGGAGAAAAttttgacttcatggactatgcaaaacttgtggcAGAGGAGATGGTTGAGCAAttggaaaacaaaaaaaacaaggaACCAGAAATCACTGATTATGACGAACTACTAATCACAGATCCGCAACATCctgaaatagaagaagcacaaatatacaaagacaaagaaacactgcagagtgtgcttggtttctatgcaattagGAACAACTTCTAA